The following are encoded in a window of Nitrospirota bacterium genomic DNA:
- the guaB gene encoding IMP dehydrogenase, producing the protein MVVGPIREGLTFDDVLLLPAKSDVLPKDVDVRTQLTKNISLNIPLVSAAMDTVTETKLAIALAQEGGLGFIHKALPINVQAEEVDKVKKSESGMIIDPITISPNAKITDALELMKKYRISGVPVTKGNKLVGILTNRDLRFETRLSLKVSEVMTKDHLVTAPLGTTLEKAMKILQKYKIEKLLIVDKDFSLRGLITIKDIEKKIKYPNACKDKHGRLRVGAAVGVGDYSERVPELLEAGVDIVVVDTAHGHSQGVLDTVRAIKKKYPDLDVVAGNIATAEAAKDLIRAGADCLKIGIGPGSICTTRVVSGAGVPQITAVMDCCKEADKAGIPVIADGGIKFSGDITKVLAAGASSVMIGGLFAGTEESPGETVLLQGRSYKVYRGMGSIGAMERGSKDRYFQAHEEELAKLVPEGIEGRVPYKGTLSASVHQLIGGVRAGMGYCGCESLKALKERAQFIKITSAGLRESHVHDVVITKEAPNYRLD; encoded by the coding sequence ATGGTTGTCGGTCCGATTCGAGAAGGTCTCACCTTTGACGATGTACTGCTTTTACCCGCAAAATCAGATGTCCTGCCGAAGGACGTGGACGTCCGGACGCAGCTCACCAAGAATATAAGCCTCAACATCCCGCTGGTGAGCGCGGCCATGGACACGGTGACCGAGACCAAGCTCGCCATCGCCCTCGCCCAGGAAGGGGGCCTCGGATTCATTCATAAGGCGCTTCCCATCAATGTGCAGGCCGAGGAGGTGGACAAGGTCAAGAAATCGGAAAGCGGCATGATCATCGATCCTATCACCATCTCGCCGAATGCCAAGATAACCGACGCACTGGAGCTCATGAAGAAGTACCGCATCTCGGGCGTGCCCGTGACCAAGGGCAACAAGCTCGTTGGTATCCTCACTAACCGCGACCTCCGGTTCGAGACCAGGTTGAGCCTCAAGGTCTCCGAGGTCATGACCAAGGACCATCTCGTTACCGCGCCGCTCGGGACCACGCTTGAAAAGGCCATGAAGATCCTTCAGAAGTACAAAATCGAAAAGCTCTTGATCGTGGACAAGGATTTCAGCCTGCGCGGCCTCATAACCATCAAGGACATTGAGAAGAAGATCAAGTACCCGAATGCCTGCAAAGACAAGCACGGCAGACTGCGCGTCGGCGCGGCCGTCGGCGTGGGCGACTATTCCGAACGCGTGCCCGAACTTTTGGAGGCCGGCGTGGACATCGTTGTGGTGGACACGGCGCATGGACATTCCCAGGGCGTGCTCGACACGGTCAGGGCCATCAAGAAGAAATATCCGGACCTCGATGTGGTGGCAGGGAACATCGCTACCGCCGAGGCGGCAAAGGACCTTATCAGGGCGGGAGCGGACTGCTTGAAGATCGGCATCGGCCCCGGTTCCATCTGCACCACGCGGGTTGTATCCGGCGCGGGCGTGCCGCAGATCACCGCGGTCATGGATTGCTGCAAAGAGGCGGACAAGGCCGGCATCCCGGTCATTGCCGATGGCGGCATCAAATTCTCCGGGGACATCACTAAAGTGCTCGCGGCAGGGGCTTCTTCCGTCATGATCGGCGGCCTCTTTGCCGGCACCGAGGAAAGCCCTGGCGAAACGGTGTTATTGCAGGGCAGAAGCTACAAGGTTTATCGCGGCATGGGTTCCATCGGCGCCATGGAGCGGGGCAGCAAGGACCGCTACTTCCAGGCACACGAGGAAGAGCTTGCCAAGCTCGTCCCCGAGGGCATCGAGGGCAGGGTGCCCTATAAGGGGACCCTCTCGGCAAGCGTGCATCAGCTTATCGGCGGTGTGCGGGCAGGCATGGGTTACTGCGGGTGCGAGTCTTTGAAGGCGCTGAAGGAACGGGCGCAATTCATCAAGATCACGAGCGCGGGACTTCGCGAGTCGCATGTGCACGACGTGGTGATCACCAAGGAAGCGCCGAACTACAGGTTGGACTAA